The Besnoitia besnoiti strain Bb-Ger1 chromosome IV, whole genome shotgun sequence genome contains a region encoding:
- a CDS encoding WD-40 repeat protein (encoded by transcript BESB_051860) — protein sequence MASVVHKIFFPGIAPYLQAKALRLPLSDKVKRLLAHPAGPFTIHFWAPALKWGICIANLVDMKKQKIENTSVPQQTAVALSGIIWSRYSTVITPKNWNLFSVNMAMAITGSIQLYRVFMHHLNEEEAARNGSGGSVLPSSA from the exons ATGGCAAGCGTGGTGCACAAAATCTTCTTTCCCGGCATCGCCCCCTACCTCCAGGCGAAGGCCCTCCGGCTTCCCCTTTCTGATAAAGTCAAGCGACTCCTAG CGCATCCAGCGGGGCCCTTCACGATTCACTTCTGGGCACCTGCACTGAAGTGGGGAATTTGCATTGCCAACCTTGTCGACATGAAGAAACAGAAAATCGAAAACACCTCAGTGCCCCAGCAAACAG CGGTGGCGCTCTCGGGTATCATCTGGTCGCGTTACAGCACTGTCATCACGCCGAAGAACTGGAATCTCTTCTCCG TTAATATGGCAATGGCAATAACAGGCTCCATCCAGCTGTACCGCGTGTTTATGCATCACTtgaacgaggaggaagctgctCGCAACGGATCAGGGGGGTCGGTCCTGCCTTCGTCGGCTTGA